Genomic DNA from Cydia strobilella chromosome 19, ilCydStro3.1, whole genome shotgun sequence:
GATGAAGGCAAACCCTTTAAGGGCTCAATTGAACTGTAGATATTTATGTAGAAAAtgtatttcattgtatttttggaAAGTTGGCCAGCGTAGGTATAGGTGGTCACAAATCACAGAGCGACCTATGTTCCAGTAGTACCAGTCGGATGATAAAACACCTTTCCGGGTCGTGCTTGAATGCGAAAAGTTGTAGCTACACCACAAGTACAATTTATTGACATACCGAGCACTTCAGAAAGCCTGCATAGACACCAGGATGATCCTGAGTTTCTGGACGAAACGAAGGCAGTCTAAACTCCTAGCTGGCATAGATGTCACGCGCACGCCTGACATTTAAAAGCTGAAACCTGAGCCATAACTGTAACATAACTTACATGCCCGTTGTCGTCCAGCTGGTTGTTAGTGAGCTTCAGCTTGTCAAAGGACACGAGTTGGCGCATCCAGTGCGCGCCGGGCGCGGGTGAGTCCGGGTGCACGTGGATACGCGGCGGCGATACCGGGTCCGCTTTACCCGCCACTACCCAGCTTGAGCtacataaatatcaaattatgcACCGGTAAACTCGTACGTAATGGCGGGAAttgatcatcgatttttgaaCTATAAGAAATTGGTTTATGAACGCTTTCataatatttcgtttttttttcgtagGGCTTTTTGTGTACTACTACTTCAGAGATTTACAGTTTTTAGATATTGTACCGCTTATATTGTATTGCGATATTGAGTACTTCAACAACCATACTCAATATCGTATTTCGTTAAGGTTGCCAAACTAAGCGCTTGCGGTCAAAAATCAACTCCCTATTTttcaaaaatcgatgatcaTTGTTTCCCCGCAGTTCAAAGTAACAACGTTTACGATACTAACAATTATCTGTCAGTAACAATAGTTCTGGCTAGTCAACTAAAACGGGATTGATttgtgtattaaaaataaaccacAATTTCGAGCGCGACAAGTTGATAAAAAAGATCAAGTGCATTTAAGTAGTTTGAAAACACACACAGCTAGTAAATGTTGATGTCTATTTTAACCAGGTCTTCTCTCGGATACACGAacgataatatttattataatgcgTGATTATATCCGGAATTTATAAGTAGttacaaaaaagtaaatatCGTTAAAATATATGTGGCAAATATTGcatttatttgcaaataaataaagtacaaaCCTGTGAAACGCATATCGGTATCTCTTATCATCAAGCGGTACGAAGTCCACAAGCAGAAGATAGTCCGCGTTAGGCAGGAGCCCGGAAAGCCTCGCCTGTACAAATATGAAAGTTcagatatattatataacaaaaaTTCCTGCCGACTTAAAAGTTTACAAGATAAACAAGATTACAGATTAGAGGTTCAAAGCTGTTAATTATGAATAGTAGTATCCCAAAAGTGCACCTATCTGCTTTTAGAGGGAGCGCTTTGTTTAGCAGTAAGTTACATTATGTGGTCGCTATGAGATCACCAACTGGCTAAGCtaagcgagctgcaaaattcatttataatatacctatctgCAGGAAAGATTGCGGCGGCCGGCCTTGGTTATGTTCATATCAGTGCTACTGCAAGATGGAGCGATTGGAGCACTAATTCTGGCGCTCACGGACTAACAAATTGACAGAAAGTGCAGGATATTACAACGGTAAAGTACCTGCAATGCAGGGAACATGCGACGGCCGGCCTTGGTGACTATCATCTCGGTGCCGAGTTCGTGAAAGCTACGCCATAGTGCAGATAGCTCAAGGGTCGCCGAACAACGCGCTACTGCCGGGTGGAGCGCTGCGCTTGCGCCGCCGGCGCCCACGAACTggtaaattaaaatttagacatagttgataaaaaaaaagattaaaattaaaaataaaagacggtaatttgaaataaatttaatattaccaatagttcattaagaatGCTTAAAATCCACAAATCGGTTAAATGTTGTGTGCTATGTCGTATGATTGGTCTCGTCCAAAACATAGGTTCATAGAGTATGTGTTCATGTAGAGTTGagaacaaatttaattattttatcgaatatttttaattgtgttgtatacttaataaatgaaataaaatttaattaaaattaaaaatcctTTTTATTTCTAGCAAATATAGAAATATACAATCACATAAAATTGTCCGCCGGCGTCTTCAGCTCAGGTCAGCTGCCGCTAGAGATTCAGGGCGTTTAACCGCGATCGCTGAAgacggttcgaatccggcctccgcCACTGAAGGgtagtcattttttttatatgacatcTAAGTATTCTAAGCCTATACTTTTAAAGATTCCAATAAAGTTAAATCGCAGAACACTCACAAGGCGTGGTGGTGGCTgaggcgggggcggcgccggcgccccgTGGTCCCGGCAGGTGCTCTCGCTTAACGCCTGCAGCGGCGAATATGTGGTCCGCGGACATACTGAGTTCTGGGACAAATATTATAACATTCATAACTATAATTAAATCATTATACAAGACCACCCTGCAGAATGCTGCTCCGGGGCGTTCCTGGCGCAGAGGGTGTCCGTCCATTGCAGTTCAACGCGGAaacgtgatgggcacctttgcatcgggagcgatgCGGGGTAGGTTGTTCGAgatttataaaatcaaatagGTTTAGTCTTATTTATAATAacacaagaaaataaaaataaagaatgcACAGAAGTCAGCATTGTCGACAGCTGCAGGGGCCGCAACTGCCGCAAGCAGAGCAGTACTCAacatcaatttttttaacatgcagaaacgtctgcgagcgatactccaaattttatattaaagggaaaaaaatggaaaaagttacacttccggcaggatttgaacccgcaacctccgcaatccttgcgttgctcttaaccaattgagctacggaagcctaaccgccggaagtgtaactttttccatttttttcctttaatataaaatttgcagTACTCAACATAACTAGTCATGCGATACGGACAAAAATCCTTCTGCGATAGTAATGTTATAGTCTTACAAATGACTTGATCCTTCGAACCGGATGATTGTCACCTAGTGGCGCTAAACAGTAAATCTTATATTTAACACGTGGTCTAGTGACGCTTAATAAGTAACTTGTACTTGGCACTTGGTCCTTCGACCcggaaaattaatttaaaaacctgtaccttCGCTAAATCACGCTATATTAGATCTATAATAGAAAAGTGACAGCATTTTACTGACTCACCTCTCTTACAGAATTGTGCAGTGGCGGCAAAGTCGGATCGAGTTCTCTTGCTCGGTCTAGCGGCGGCAAGTTAAACGCCCCGCGAGGACATTGCCCATTTGGAATTATACCTATGgacaacaaaaaattaaatactccTATACCTATTCTTCTTCTCGTGTTACGATATAAATGTGGAAGTCAGATTGCTAGGATGttttcaaatttgtttttcagtcACGAAACGGCTTAGGTATTTaaggtaaaatttaaaattcaaaaatgtattcTGCAAGTAGGCCTTAATGGCTCTTTTACAAGTATGAAGTAAATATAGCATATACAGTGGCGTTTTTTACATAAACATAGcaacatatataaatacaaaaatacctgggtaaacattatattattaataatcttAAAGAGTcctccccggcaagctcggccgaattgcaccttcacatacaaacgtagttccgctctcattttaaaactaaatgttggattgtaatgaagctTTGCAcaaacaatgacatgaggtatatctaggtcagttcatatagctctagtttataaaacgacttaaatagagcaaaaataaattttgtatgtaagaactaaattcgctgtatttttttttgtaaaagttatGGTTTGACTCAGGTTCAGGTTGTTGTTTGATTGTAAATATTAGTACTGTACTAGTCGGCCAGTTAAAGAGTTAAAGTGACCGTAGAAAAAATATTCTTCAGTACGGTCCACCACAAttttgcatacaaatatgtCTAAATTTGTCGATTTAGATTATATATTTCAAGCAGATCGAATAACTGCATTGTGTTGTTCGGAGTACCTACTATACTTGTCAATACAGCAGGTTATAAGAAACCTAAAGGTGCAAACGCCACTCAATGTTTGTAATGCATGATGCCCATGAAACTATTTATAGTCAACATAACACCATCATCACTTTCAAGTAATAGTGCTTCTAAGGCGATGCTGATAATGCAATTATACGTTTGCTATTAAATAATCACATAACTTTGTCATGACCTAAATACTTATAATCGAATAAGAAATCAGAAGTGAGAAATGGTAATGGCATGGTTAATTTTAGTCGCTTGTATTTTTATGCCGTGTAGTCCAAATAAATTATAGATAGCTTTGTTTGCTTCGACTTGGCAGACAGTCATATATTTCCCAGAGGAGTGTCATACTTGACGTAATACTACTTGGCATTAAGACTTAGcgtactacttaaacaatactTTTTATCCCTAAACAGTAGAAACAGGGATAATATAACTACAGTTTAGCAAAGGGATAATATGGTAATTATCACACAATTTTTTCTACTATACCTTGCAACACtggtaccaccaccaccaccaccagtaggccgagcacatgattgatgcgacagtatctcgccgcgagatagactacccgtcttttactaactgtatgaataaaagggggacgggtagtctatgtcgcggcgagatactctcgcgccaatcatgtgctagcccggctgagatGTGCGACTACGATGCGTAGCGAAGAATATCTTTGTTAAGAATAAGAACCAATGGAATATTGACCACTACAGCTGCGCTGAGCGAGGGTAGGTAAACGACGTGATTTTATTGGtttttaacaaacacatccctcgctgaTGCGCATTCTCgaacatctctggtggaaacgcagccgaCGGTTTCATTTAGGGGCCCACtggctatcagtccgccggacgatatcggcctgtcagttagaacaaaaatttgacagttccgaacaactgacaggccgatatcgtccggcggactgatagtcagtgggccccttaaatagGTTCTAACGAGGAACTTTAGCGTGTTAATAATATTGCTAAATCAAAGAAAATATCTCAAAACGCATGTGTATCATAATTAGTAATGGCTAACTCTAATCAATTGACTACAAATCGAAACGAAATTAACTTTAGGTATGTACATTTGTACATAGTAACTGCTATGTATTTGCATACATTCATGTAAaatctacctacctatttattttgcatttaaaactGACACCACTAACCTCATTTTATTATCACCGTCGGCAATTTCAAACCCGTTAAACACAACCCACTTGcaccataaacaaaaatatttcgaAAAAAGTTTATTACGCTCGTAACTCCATAAAAACCGTAAAACGTCCTGCCGACCGCGGACATCTCACTCAACTAATTGCTGTAATGTTCGGATGGCGGGAAActcgaaattcaaaatggcggctatAATTTCAACGGAAGATGTCAAGCGGGCATTATAAATTAAGACGGGCGATGAAAACTATACGCGTATAGGCGACAATGATCgcgttttattttaaggtttggtttaattttgttttactgGCTGTTTTACTTTCGAACTGAATGTTAGCGACTACTTGTGAGGAATTGACGTTTTCCCCGGCTTAACTTACCACGAAATAAGTaaatggtccttcgaaccggattttaatttcaaaatttgtatacCGTAGCAATCGTAGcatacaactagggaacaaatcaaattattctattaaatattttttgatttgtgtttttaagtagtcacactacttactatatataaattataaagataaataataaagatagcatacaccacaCCTGAGAATTTGGAAAGGGTACCGCCGTAGCTGGGTGGTCTAGCGGttaggacgttagccgcgtactTACCAGTGACTTACTAGTTAGTGACCACTTTTTCTTtggggtttcgtacccaaaaggtaagtTAGAACGGTACCCtattctattactaagactccactgtccgtctgtctgtcaccaggctgtagctaGCTATAGCTATAGCTAGAACAGtagaaatattcacagatgatgtttttctgttgccgctataacaacaaatactaaaaagtacggaaacctcggtgggctagtccgactcgcacttgtccgatttttatTAACTAATTAAGCTGAACAAAACAATCAATAAACAAAAT
This window encodes:
- the LOC134750294 gene encoding T-box transcription factor TBX1-like — its product is MEGQEWRVEWQQRQIDGIIPNGQCPRGAFNLPPLDRARELDPTLPPLHNSVRENSVCPRTTYSPLQALSESTCRDHGAPAPPPPQPPPRLFVGAGGASAALHPAVARCSATLELSALWRSFHELGTEMIVTKAGRRMFPALQARLSGLLPNADYLLLVDFVPLDDKRYRYAFHSSSWVVAGKADPVSPPRIHVHPDSPAPGAHWMRQLVSFDKLKLTNNQLDDNGHIILNSMHRYQPRLHVVYLPGEGQGTPGTVPYRTFVFPETGFTAVTAYQNHRITQLKIASNPFAKGFRDCDPDDCPPEQSQPRGTPRRREAVPEPCPQLGQPYAAEPSACGPLYAHAHPVRYQPHTAHNGAYSAYYAHR